In Blautia wexlerae DSM 19850, a single window of DNA contains:
- the atpD gene encoding F0F1 ATP synthase subunit beta: protein MNKGKIVQVMGPVVDVVFEDGNLPEIKDALEVENNGKRCVMEVSHHLGNNMVRCIMLSASEGLQRDREVIATGSGIKVPVGDKTLGRLFNVLGDTVDDGPSLEGEQKWVIHRDPPDFEHQKPAVEILETGIKVIDLLAPYAKGGKIGLFGGAGVGKTVLIQELIQNIATEHGGYSIFTGVGERSREGNDLWSEMKESGVLEKTALVFGQMNEPPGSRMRVAETGLTMAEYFRDEEHRDVLLFIDNIFRFVQAGSEVSALLGRMPSAVGYQPTLATEMGELQERIASTKDGSVTSVQAVYVPADDLTDPAPATTFAHLDATTVLSRKIVEQGIYPAVDPLESTSRILEPDVVGEEHYEVARKVQEILQKYKELQDIIAILGMEELSEEDKSTVFRARKIQKFLSQPFHVAENFTGIKGKYVPLKETIRGFKAIVDGEMDQYPENAFFNVGTIEDVIEKAKTEMGQE from the coding sequence ATGAACAAAGGTAAAATTGTACAGGTTATGGGACCTGTTGTAGACGTTGTTTTTGAAGATGGAAATCTTCCTGAGATCAAGGATGCCCTTGAGGTAGAGAACAACGGTAAAAGATGTGTAATGGAAGTTTCCCATCATCTGGGAAACAATATGGTACGCTGCATTATGCTGAGCGCAAGCGAAGGCTTACAGCGTGACAGAGAAGTCATCGCCACAGGAAGCGGCATTAAGGTTCCTGTAGGTGATAAGACACTGGGACGTTTATTTAACGTACTTGGTGATACAGTAGATGACGGTCCTTCCCTTGAGGGAGAACAGAAATGGGTCATCCACAGAGATCCGCCGGATTTCGAACATCAGAAACCGGCTGTAGAAATCCTGGAAACAGGTATTAAGGTTATCGACCTTCTTGCACCATATGCAAAAGGTGGTAAGATCGGTCTGTTCGGTGGTGCCGGTGTTGGTAAGACAGTCCTGATTCAGGAGCTGATCCAGAACATTGCCACAGAGCATGGCGGATATTCCATTTTCACAGGTGTTGGAGAGCGTTCCCGTGAAGGTAACGACTTATGGTCAGAAATGAAAGAGTCCGGTGTTCTTGAAAAAACAGCCTTAGTGTTCGGACAGATGAACGAGCCACCGGGATCCCGTATGCGTGTTGCTGAAACCGGACTGACAATGGCTGAGTACTTCAGAGATGAGGAACACAGAGATGTGCTTCTTTTCATTGATAATATTTTCCGTTTTGTACAGGCTGGTTCCGAGGTTTCCGCCCTTCTTGGACGTATGCCTTCAGCCGTAGGTTATCAGCCAACACTGGCTACTGAGATGGGTGAACTTCAGGAACGTATCGCTTCTACTAAGGATGGTTCTGTAACATCTGTACAGGCTGTCTATGTACCTGCCGATGACCTGACTGACCCGGCTCCTGCAACTACATTTGCTCATCTGGATGCAACAACCGTTCTTTCCAGAAAGATCGTAGAGCAGGGTATTTATCCGGCCGTTGACCCGTTGGAATCTACTTCCCGTATCCTGGAGCCGGATGTTGTAGGTGAAGAACATTATGAAGTAGCACGTAAAGTACAGGAAATCCTTCAGAAATATAAAGAACTTCAGGACATCATTGCTATTCTTGGTATGGAAGAGCTTTCTGAAGAGGATAAGAGCACTGTATTCCGTGCAAGAAAGATCCAGAAGTTCCTTTCTCAGCCGTTCCATGTAGCTGAGAACTTCACAGGTATCAAGGGTAAATATGTTCCTCTGAAAGAAACCATCCGTGGATTCAAGGCAATCGTTGATGGTGAGATGGATCAGTATCCGGAAAATGCTTTCTTCAATGTTGGTACAATTGAGGATGTCATCGAGAAAGCAAAGACTGAGATGGGTCAGGAATAA
- the atpG gene encoding ATP synthase F1 subunit gamma has translation MGSTKEIQTRMKSIQDTMKITNAMYMISSSKMQKAKRILSDTEPYYYNMQAAISRILRHMPDTEHPFFSIRHKIAEEDRKIGCIVVTGDKGMAGAYNHNIQKMTEQFMAEHEHCKLYVLGMVGRQYFTKKHMDIAENFPYTVQKPTMHRARLISEEITRAFLDRELDEVRIFYTEMQSAVAMEPVNMQLLPLKKAEFLPNQAMLADMPQEEIVLSPSADVLLNTMIPNYLTGLIYGCLVEAYASENNARMMAMQSSTDSAKKMLRELSIEYNRARQAAITQEITEIVSGAKAQKRK, from the coding sequence ATGGGCAGTACGAAAGAGATTCAGACTCGAATGAAAAGCATTCAGGACACCATGAAGATCACCAATGCCATGTATATGATTTCTTCATCCAAGATGCAGAAGGCCAAGAGAATCCTGTCCGATACAGAGCCGTATTACTATAATATGCAGGCAGCAATTTCCAGAATCCTGCGTCATATGCCGGATACAGAGCATCCTTTTTTCAGTATCCGTCATAAGATCGCAGAGGAAGACCGTAAGATCGGCTGTATCGTAGTTACCGGTGATAAAGGTATGGCAGGTGCCTATAACCATAATATCCAGAAAATGACAGAACAGTTTATGGCAGAGCATGAGCATTGCAAGCTCTATGTGCTGGGTATGGTAGGCCGTCAGTATTTCACGAAGAAACATATGGATATCGCAGAGAACTTTCCATATACAGTACAGAAACCGACCATGCACAGAGCGCGTCTGATCTCAGAGGAGATTACCAGAGCGTTCCTGGACAGAGAACTGGATGAAGTCCGTATTTTCTATACGGAGATGCAGAGTGCAGTTGCAATGGAGCCGGTGAATATGCAGCTTCTTCCATTGAAGAAAGCAGAGTTCCTGCCAAATCAGGCAATGCTTGCGGACATGCCGCAGGAGGAAATTGTGCTGTCACCATCAGCCGATGTACTTCTGAATACCATGATCCCCAATTACCTGACTGGTCTGATCTATGGATGTCTTGTAGAAGCGTATGCCAGTGAAAATAATGCCAGAATGATGGCAATGCAGTCCTCTACGGACAGTGCAAAGAAGATGCTCAGGGAGTTATCCATTGAGTATAACCGTGCGCGTCAGGCTGCCATCACACAGGAAATCACTGAGATTGTCAGCGGTGCAAAAGCACAAAAAAGGAAGTGA